GACCTTTATGGAGATGAATGCTGCTATTTCGAGGATTGCAGGTAACATCTTTTTCCAACAACCAATAACAAAATTGAATGCTTAGCCACACAATCACCAGGGGGCTCATTGGCTCTCAGGAAGCTCAGCACATTTCCCATTACTGAGGGAAGTGACAATGAGAAGTGGTGGATATTTTCCCACTCTTTTTCCATGCCTCTGTCTTCTTCTCTCATGTTCCGACAGCACTCTCTCAACCctgcagaggctgcagagcCCATCTCATTAAAACTATCTGTTATCCCAGCTGAACCCTGAGTTCAGTGTCAGACGGTGTGCCCAGCACCTAACCCTGTCGTCTCAATAGCTTCTTTACCTGAATTATCacttttgtttgaatttggcagctgtgtttaaaataaaacacacacctCGCAGAAAAGCAGGGCATTTGTCGTAGAAGTGTTTTTCAATGTGTGATACGTGCATTGCTGTTTTTcaagtaagaaaataaaatgaaatgcactttgcACATCTCAGAAGTATAGGATTGTGTAGTAATGATATTTTTGACACTGATTAGAGGTGAAACCTCTGCGTACATTTCAATTAGCTTCAGCAAGCGGATGCTCACAAAAGGATCCACATAACTGTGGCCAAACAGTTGAAAAAAAGTTGCCCTTGGATGGTTGAATGTATCTGTATGGTAAgcacattatgaaacatttcaatgcCCCCGTGTTACAGGAAATGGGAAAAACAACATCAGGCCACCTGAGtgcatctggaaaaaaaaaaaaagtttatctACTGGAGGGAGGGCAAGAAGAATACAATTAGTATGCCAGAACAAATTTATTCTGTTGTAGTAAACACCAGCAGTACGTCCTATTATACAGCTCACCGTTGGATCTGTAGCATCATATTACAGTTCTTACAAAATACCTGTCCTCTCCTGTGTTCTGCAAGATGATGCCCACTGTCCTGACAGACAAGTGCGATGAAGTggaaacagcattttcacaagGTCGACAGCATCGCAGATTGCAACACCAACATAGACCATGTAGGTAGGTCAAAGCCGTCAGTGCTCGGGAAAACCAAATataaatgctaaaatgaaaacagctagGAAATTAAAAGCTCTCCTCACTGTAGCACTTCTATGAAATAAATGGAACAAAGACAAAGATGGCTTTGTGATGGGTGTCAAAGCCTGCAACGGTTTCTTGAGCTCGTGCTTGACATAAAGCCTGGGTTTACCAGAGTTTTTGAACAGCTTGTGTGCTATTGTCCATAACGGCATGCTTGTTAATTATGATAAATTGTTTCTTCTTGGTGCTTTCATGCAGTGTGTATCACTTTCAACAGCTGTCAAAACTGTTAAGGTTGAGTATGGGTAGCATTTACTTAAAAATTGGGGTTGAGGGTGAATGATGCTTTTTCAGAGTGCACGTTGTAGGGAGCAACCCATTGAGAGAAATATACTGACTTTACTGTATAGTGTGCAATAACAACATAATCATTTTATGATAAGCCAGCAGCTCCTTGGATTTCCTACACTGAAGTTACTGTAGGAAATTTAGATGAAACCACATGTTCTTATTCTAGAGATGGTTTCCAGATATATAAACATGTATATGTTGCATATGTAattaatgaatcattttaaatgtaaacataaatataaatatatatatatatatatatatgtatatctttGTATTGCTGTTATATATCACACTGATTAAAGGAGTTGTAAAAAGGGGCAGCTACTGACCTTTAAAGGACATTTCGGCGCTTGAATATTTTTCACTTGAAAATGGTGACAGATTCCATTAGTGAGGAACTGAGATGTTCTCTGCTCAGTTTCACCTTAAGGCAACCGGCTCTTTCAAAGTCAGCTcttgttctggaaaaaaaaagatgagtgtTCTGGAGAAAGAAGTATCTGTTGTAAAGTATGTGATTTAACAGCTGCATGCATGAAGTGTCCCCCCCACTGAGGAAACCAACCATCTTCCATACAGCCTTTCTAGTGTTTCATAATGTGTGACACGCTCACAGgggtatacatatacataagcCATTTTTTCAATGAGGGAAGACGGAAGGTTTATCAACTGAAACAGTAAGTGGGAATTTTACTAATTTTCTGCCCCTAAAACTGAAATGCCCCTCATCAGCAGTAGTGTGAATTGGTTTAACCAGCATAGTCTTGAATGAGGGTGACAGTAAATGAATCAACTATATAAATTGAACACCAAAACTAAAATTGGATGGCAGCCTATGTCATATGATCAACTTGCACTTATTGATTTGTCTGAGACTTCACCCAGATGAACTGTACATTCTGGAACCCATCTGGAGGTACTGCCTTTCACTCAAGCAAACCAGTGACATTAACTCATGGTAGGGAACGGCAGGGATATCCCTCCCCGATTTCAGCCCTGTTGCAGAATAAGCAACCAGCCAAGGCATTGCTCGTCATGGAGGTTAACAAACCTTGAAATGGTGTTCACTGTTAGTTACAAAAGGAGTTAATTTCCTGTCTCAAATGTACCATCAAAGTAAATCGTGAGTGTCGTAAAGTCTATGTACCGCCTCGAGTCACAATGAGCTATGACCAGCACAGTTCTGCAAAGTGTCATAGGACTGCACATGCCTACTATTCAGATGACCGGAACAATGCATTACAGTTTACCCTGAGGGACTGCTATGTTCAAGATTAATAGGTTGAAAATTTCCCACGGGTCTCTTAGCTCCTGCTCCCCCTACAGTGCAAAATGCCAGACATCTTTAAATGCTCTGCAAATTACGTAGCTGTTTGTTAAACCGGAAGGATGAATTGAGGTACTAACCACATGCTTTGCCAGATTTAACTCTTTGCATGGACAGTTTTAGTAAGACAAACATCCCCTCAAATATAATACATTGTGACAAAATGGCTATTTGTGCTGTACGCTAAGTGCTCAAATAAAATGCTGTCAAGAGGTTGCCACAAGGGATCCAGTCTGTAGTGGAGCGAGCAGGGGGTCAGAGGGTgtggctgccccgggcccacagttcttccagttacaaaggggcccaccttgggcccaatctgcctgactgaacatgcatttttgttgtttagttgaatattttaaataaattttgtttgtgtgtcttgattgtggcaaaaaataaaaagccagaCTGAGAGTGTAATGGTTTCTACCGAccccctagctaagtttctcgccgcaatatttattgtgaatgagcagagacacaatagagttaccgaaaactttattcgctgtccagtatccttgtgtaagtgtacaaacagaaaaattacaccctctgttcAAGTTCCAAaataggaactaggcgatcgccggctgtcgTATTTCCCATCGCCATCACTGCTTACAGAGCTGCAGTAGgctatttaaaaatggtctcacgccccatCGGAAGCAGAaagaagcatggcatcgctgcagctaatattctcccagggtgagaaacttatCTAGGGGTCGATCGAGACCATTAggccctctgtttgagtcccaaagcaTGAGCTTGGCGATCACcggctactttttatttcccatcgctaTCTCTGCTGATGGAGCcacgatatttattttgaatgagcaatgacacaatagagttacagaaaactttattcgctgtccagtacccttgtgtaagtgtacaaacagaaaaattacgccctctgttcgagtcccaaagtaggaacaAGGTGATCACCGGatctcttgttttatttcccatggccatcactgctgacagagccacagtatttaaaaatggtctcacgcaatgagatgtgctgaaatagcacacctcattgtaatccgcatttctctccgttccacCCTTCCGTCTCCttaagtttccccttggatctatcttgcatctccatacagcctacAATAGGCTGTgtaagggcccactacaggtcctcgccgCCATTGGCTCTGTGCCTGGATCCAGTCTATGCTTTGACTGTAAAAGAGACTGTAAGCTTTGCTTAATCAATAGAAtttaaaacatgataaaatagAAAATTGATTCAAATTTGACCCTAATTCTGTACGCACAATCAAGACTCTacaaaatggataaaaaataaaaacaacatgaatatCATAAATTCATCTGAACGATGGGTTGTGtgctacatttaaaaatgaactcagTCTCTTCGGTGGCGGCACTGTGTACACACGCCTTTTATTTATGGGTTTACATTCCAAGCGATGCAAGGCTTCAGATATTACCTTCATTTTTCAGGCCTCGTGTCTCCTTCAGCAGGCCTGTCAGCTGTTACTGGGATAGGCCTTGCTCCGGCTCTGTAATAAattccagcagcagtgccctcgCTGGTCtagacacacactcatcagGCTGAAGCCGCGGCCACGGCGATTGAGCTTTTTCTGCTGAGCTCACacgaaaaaatgaaatgtggaagCCACAGCGCCAGGCCCCTGGGAAAGAACGGCGTTGAGCCGCTTCATACtgaagctgtcatttttttctcctcctccttggcCAGCCAGAGGTATCCAGAAAAATGCTAGCATAAACTGGCAGAGACAAACCACTGCTTTCTCAACATGTGTTGACTCTGGTAAACACATCACTGGATTCAATTATCTTTAGTGCTTAACTTTGGCTCAGAATTTATTTCAGTGGAGACTTTTTTTATGCAGTGTAGTGCATAAAGCAAGCAGCATAATggaagacattttgtttttaaattgtattaaaaaggaaaatatacattatCAAGCCAAAGTAAACTAATTTTGGTCACATCCATAGAATAATGTCTGTACTAACAGATACAATAACAGTAGAGTAAACAGTATGATAAACAATTTTATTGCTGTGATTTTGCTGTGCTGATGTTTCACCCATCAATGAATACCTGTACACCTCTAAATTTATTGTCTGCATGGTCTGGAAAATGAAACCCGAGCCCAACCTAAACTGAACCTAGCCCAAGCCCAAAGATGATAACTTCATCTGTTACCCGACCTGACCCGAACCCGACCTGAACAGAAGAATGGGAGGGGGTTCGGAACATGCAAAAAATCCAGTTACAAAACTGGTCACTGgtaataatgaaatcaaatcaaaatcacattcagcagctTACATATATATCAAATTTATCTTACCAAAACCTCTCCTTTTCAGTAAGACACAGTGCACTCAGTGAATAAAGGTCCCATAGTATCTAATGTGCATCAGCTCAGCAAATGAGCACAATACAGTCAATTCTTGTTGGGAAAACAGTGCACTGTATGGTGAATAAAGTTACTAcagataaaaatgagaaaattcagCTCAACAGCTTCCTGTAAGTAAGTAAATGACGTAAGTGAATATATTAGTAAATAATTAATCCTCCGTTCAAGTTTGATATGTTCAGCAGccttaaaacattaatttcattttagccCACGTTTTAGCTGTACATTCATATCTGGGCATCCAGAAATGTAGAGCCCAAcccaacccaaacccaaacACCATAACATAATTATCAGTCCAAACCAACCCGAACTCAGCATGTTTCATCAGGTCCCCTCAGGTTTGGGTAGGGTTGCAGGGCTTTACTCTGAATaacccctgaaaaaaaaactcttataGGACCAAGCCTTCCCTACTGTCTGTGAGCAAAGAATTATATCCACCATAACATGTATACCTATCATTATACATACTGACCTCAGTCATCACCTGTTGGAGTAGGAGATTTGCAGTTTATGAGGAGGTCATTCTGTGAGGATGATATCAATAATTTTTGATGTGACTCCCTTAGAGGCTTCAAGGACAATGACCCATGCAGTGCAGAATTGACCAGTCAAATGTGCTACCCAAATCTGTCATGACTGTATCATATTTGGatattaaaatgttcagtttcagAATATAGCACCTACAGTGTGGCATGGCAGTTAAAGAACTAGAACTCAATTCAAATGGTGACAGGTTCAGATCCAGAGCGGTaaagccactgctgttgtacccttaagcatTGCACTTAACCTGTACCTCTTCTGTAAAAGTCAAGCTGGATAAAAGATAAATCTGTGAGGATTGCATGGGTAAGGCAATGTGCTAGGCAAATCATGTAATGTACACAGAGACATAAATGCCATAGCTGCATTAATTAATCCTGTCACTATCCCTTTCTgacactgttcactgttttgaAACACTCCAGTAGATAAGATGGTAATTATGAAAATACCGTTATGTTTCTTTCCTTGAGGAATCCCAATAATCATGATATCAATAcggctactactactactaccactagctactactactactactactactactaataataataataataataataatacaatccACACTGCTTCACAGATAAAAGGCAATAGAAAAAGGGCAGTAAACTcaatataaaatgcatgttaaaaacaaaactactAGTTAAAGCCGTTCTAAATAAATACGTTTTCAGCAGTACTTTGAAAATGTCCACTGACGGTGCGAATCTGATATACTGTGGTACGGTAGAGTGCCGGGCGTCTTTGCGGCATTGAAGCAGAGTGCTGCCTCTCCACgtcttttatgaatgtaattGCCGACTGTGCCACTGGCCGGATTTATcccactgttcttttttgtttccacTTGTTTTTGAAACCTTGTTTGGCCACACCTCTCAGTGAGTTTAATTTAAACCAGCGCCGCCGCGCCATTAAACACGATCTGAAAGGTTGATGTGGCAGCCGGCTCTCACGCGGGAGCCCAAGACCTTGATCCCGCGCTTCAAAGCGTCTAAACTGCTTCCAGTTGCGGCTGGAGGTAATTTAGCATTCTTCTGCTGCCAAAACGGGGAGCACAATACAGAACCTTCACAGCCTGTCTTTCCCAGACTCTCCGTCGTTTCGCACTCGCTCAACTAGCAGTACTCCGCGACTGTGCCTCTCCCCATCACAGTATGTCAATCTTGGTTTTTACTGGTCTCGGCGTTGCCCCAGAAATGGCGTCTGATTTCACTGTACCACAACATTTCAACATGCTTGCAAGACGTGTCAGATGCATCATCTGTCATGAAACTAATTTGACCTGTAATACACAAAGTTCTACATACATAGGctgcatacatttttctgttgcttCACGTGGTAACTATTGTAGCTGTACCAACCATTGTAACAAcagcattcatatttacattaattttttttttatttttctgattgtGAAGCAGTAGCAATCGATATCATTCTATAGGCACTACAGATCATTTTCACATTAGATGTTTGGAACAATATGTCTGTGACTCAGCTATTCACTACTCTCCTCTGTactacattttatttgtgtatatatgcgATCAGATGATTCCTTCCATGCTTAAAGCCATAAATACTTCACTGAAATGGGCACTGACTGAAAAATTGTGTATGCTTTTTCTTCACACAGCTGTTATagtaatgaaaacattcagtttaaaacaaCCCAGGATGGATAGTCCAGAGGAATGGTTtatgttctgtcattttcaatagACTCTAAAAAGATACcaccctcttctcctcttctgcAATGAAAAAGTAGAGGGGAGTTATTCAAAGGAATATGTGTAATACCGGTCTCTGGAGAGAGCTCTCATCATGGCCAACTGAACTGCAGATGGAAAACATTATTAAAGATGACTGGAACTGTTGCAAATTCTTCATAGTCAAGACATAACTTAGTTTATGTAGAAAGGAGCAGGGATTGGCCAGGGgctaatattttattaataacttaatagttttgtttgttctgttttattttttcactttagGGTTGGTAGAAATTCTTTAAATGAGACTTCATTTGTGAGTGAACTGCAAGTCAGCCTGTCAGCCAACACTTAGCctaaaaaaacagcaccctgTAATTTAATTTGGCATACAGTTCTATAAAGAGATGAATACATCGCTCATCTGCGGACTGTAAGTCAGATCTGCAGTACATCTACTGAGACTGTCAAAGAcgtctttcttcctttttgagTGGAAGTTGAGAAGCCAACTTTTTTCGTGTTTGTCTTACTCGCTGATTTCACTGACTCCTTCTTTCTGTTCCTGGACAGGGTCTGCAAGCCCAAGCGGAAGATGTCAACCACTTTTGGATtgggtgaggtgggggtgggtcCTTTGGCCGAGCCCCTCAaatgtttgacatgtttttttttttttttctcaaaaccaCAATAACCTGGCTGGCCATCCCCTGTTTGTCTGTGCGAAACTGGCATGGGCTCTGTGCTCTCCATCTGGATGTCATTAAGCCTGCGAGTATAAAGCGGCGCAGTCCAGGAGCTGCCCGCAGTGCCTTACCATGGAAGGGGCTcttctgctgtgtctgctctgcCTGCAGGGAAGCCTGCTCGTAAGCACGCTCAACTGCGCAGACAAAGGGATATCGAAGCAGGCGGATGAATACAGAAAGGAGTGCGTGACCGGAGATGCCACCAAAGCACTGGTAAGTGATATGGGTTATTACGCCACCTGGGTATTTCGCAGATTTGCTAATTGCATTCTTCTAGACTGAGCATCCTCACTTATGCCTGCGTCAGCTTAAGCTGAGATCCTGCCATGGATGTTCTGGAGTTGCTGTTTACATACCCATTCAGTTCTTCAGTTTGCCATGAGATGCTTGTTTTCAAGGCAGTACTCCAAGAAATACCCgttcactgaactttggaagCGCTTTCTCTGCCTCAGAAGTCAGCTTAATGTTAAGGGTGTATTTCTGCATTCAAGTCTACTGACTGAGCAATAACTCCTGGctgaattaaaatgactgaattaaaatgattgattttcTGCCACATTTGAATGATCATATAATCATATAGAATGCCAGCGTTGATCTTACAAACTCTAGACTGCCTACTTACATCTACAAAATGTGTTGACCGAAATTCGGGCTTATGATATCATATATCCGGATTTTCAGATGTTCAACAAAATTACTGCGTGAGCGGGATCAGGTTGGAGTAAGTGGTAGTTGTGGGAGGTGGAGCTCGTCAGGAATTGGTGTTGAGACCGCTGCTGCTCCTTATTTACATGTATAAGCTTGACAAGAACATTCTAAGCCATAATTAGagggaaatgtgaaaaaatattggGGTCCTGATGTAGGCACTGTGATAAGGccattaaaaagacaaattagaGAGAAGAATTCCTAACAAATCAACATGAGATATGCAAGGCTTTTGTTAGACCACATTCAGACAACTGTGTCCAGTTCTGTGCATCACACTATGAGAGGGACATAGAAGGTCatgaaaaagtacagagaagcGCAGTAAGACTAGTTTCATGTATCAGACATATAAGTTATGAATAGATACGCAAAAAAACTTAGTTTCCCTCATCTTGACAAAAGGAGAGAGTCAATGGAGATCTGAGACtgaggttttcatttttgaagggATTAATAAAATGAACTACAGCTGCTATTTGAAGACCAGTTCTGGCTGCAGAACATGAGGACATAGGTGATTTAGTCAATTAGTCAATTAGACTAATTAGAAATTAGTCAAAGGTCAATTTTGCACTGGTATTAGGAAATACCTTTTTGATTCATAATGAAAGCAATGACTCTTAGAGTGACACAGTCCTAGACACAATCTGGACTATAAGCAGAGTGACTAGACAAGCTGACCTAAATGGCCTGCTCTAATCATTAAACATATTATGCTCTTATGTTACCCGGATTTACATGAGTGTGCAGATGAATGCAGCTTCAGGCTTTTGTATTGCACTTGTCCAACCGCAGAGGTTCATGGAAGATCAAATATGTGGAACAGAATGGACACTGATATGTATagctgattatttatttatttgcattttccccatttctACCCAACTTTGGTAATTTTCAATGGTTCTACTTAAGAtcgtctcactgtgacaacctctgcaaCTGTATAGCAATGCAGGGGAAGGTGAATGGAACACACtgtgcactacagtgaagtgggcatATACGCTACGCCACTGATATCATCCAAGCAGCTTACAGTTACCTGACAAGTTGTAGGATGCAGAGAAAGTGGTGTGACAATACAATCTACATCTCACGCTGGCATTTCAAAGCAGATTTGCTATCTTATATAGGCAACCACAGCATAGATGCATGCTTGTATACTGACAGTTCTTGTCAATGGGATTGAAGCCAAGGCTTGAGTAAGAAACTGAGATGTGTAAGACAGCTGTGCTGGATTCAGATCTGAGAGCCAATGACTGCAgaactgtgacatcacaaaggcgGAAGATATCACTATGTCTGTGGACCCACTAGACCTCTCCGTGTAGATTACCAGGTCAGTGGGTCATATTCCTTCCTATACAAGAATTCCCAACTCAAAATCCCGAAGACAGCTCTGAgaccccatctctctctcagacacgcaggcccattacacacacacacacacacacacacacacacacacacacacacgcacacgtttTGTAAGGTTAGCAGTCTTAGAACCTCCAccaccctccccttcccagTGCCACCACAAAGGCAGCGGACATCAAGTGTTAGTTGTTCTCTTGGAATGGTTATAAACCTgtacaaaatgtcttttttcagcCAGGGGAACTCAGGGTGCTAAAGCCACCGGCACCATCTGGAGAACTGCAGGAGCCCAGCCAGGCACAGCTGGTATGTGTGACACCCCTGACTTTTTTAACACTCAGACCCACTTACTTTGCCATCTCTATCCTGTAGAGTTGAGGTATTCAATTCATCttacacttttattttcagatgatCACCTATTGTCCTCAGTGTAGATTATTTTGTATGCACCATATGCACAGGGAAAAAGTCAGGCTGTCTGACAGTACACATGGCATTAGTGCCTTCCTCATCCACTGGACCCACTTTCAGCATCATACAAACCAAGCTGATCACTTTCGCACATGGCCAATGATGTcaataatgaatgcaaaatgaaatgcctAAAGTGCTTATTCAAAGAGCAAAGTAATGTATTCACTATCCAATTCAGGCACTTtcaaaaatggattttattcatttttggtagaaacttttttttgtttttaactgaaatagATGAAACCTGTAGTATAGGTAGCAAAAAAATGTAACGCCACTGTCAATTTGCAGTTGGAAGTTATAGACAAAATTCTTAGCTCTGGCTTGTCCTCACAGTCAGAAATAACCCGGGCTCttatcaaaatgaaacacatttctgatCAGAGAGCAAGACTGGGTGTGTAATCAGGATAGAAGTACAGTTCCATTCCCAGATGGGGGTTTTGAAGAAAGGAGAGATAGGGAAAGAAATCACGGATGctcatggaaaaagaaaaaaaaaaaacacaacaaggaacatttcaaaggccCTCCGCACACAGCCACATGTGCCGGCGATTAAGAAGCACTGCAGGACGCACTGGAACAGCTGTGCCAGCGAGACTCTTCGAGCTCAGCAACCTACCCCCGCTCCTGCCGCTCCTGccgcccccgccccacccccctcccaggtCACATGCCCCTGATAAGAGTAAAATTAATGAGGTCATAGACTCATGATGAGACATGGAGGGGAAAAGGacgacacacagacagcagctgtcaGGGACCCAGTGACATTCCAGTCTGCTGAAACAGATGCATAAGGATGCGCACTTAACCACATAAGCATGCCCCAACGTAGCTTAAgtcatgttattcatttacaaatatttttatatgtttctggcttgtttgctttatttacaAGGAAACATGGGAGATATATTTCAATGTCCGTTACAGAACAGTGTATTAAAGAAACATCCTTTCCTGACTTGGCCTTTTTCAGGCTGAAAGGGTGCGGCGACAAGATGAAGCACCaaggaagagaagaaaacaagCAAGACCAGGAGCGTTTTCTACAAACAGTGTAAGGACCTAGTCAATCGTATGAATTATGACCATCAATTTGGGACTCCGGTGGTGTGGTTAAGGGACCGGACCTGAACCAATGAAGTTTTTGGTTCATTAACTCTTGTGCCAGAGAGGGCATCTGCAGGCAAAAAGTAATAAcaatactgctactactactactattactactactactactaccactactactactaataataataataacacaagcTGAGGAGGATATAGACACAGAGGCAAAAGAACCTAGCATTGGATGTCTGTCAAAATCCAATCTGACTACAATTTAGTTTCTCCTCAATTTTGTCCGATGTTACATTTTTTGGATTCTTTTATCAACTGGTAAACGTGAAATTCATAATGAAACACTCGCTAAAATGTGTTACTCAACAGTTAAGCACAAAGCCCGCTGCAGTTACACTGAATCTAGATCTTGGTATCACAGTACATCAACAGGACCAGGAAGTGGATCAGTGTTGACTATCAATTTCCCAAACAGCCTTTCATTCATTAAGCATGGCAAGGACAAATCAATATTAAAGTCCCATTTATGTGAAAATCAATAAGACGTCCTTACAGGTCTCTGCCACCCGTCATAATGATAGTGTTTCATTTCAACAGATTACTTGGAATCCTGAGGGGACAAAGAAACCACCAGTAAGTTGAAGTTGCTCCCAAAATAGTTGCACTGCCTGTGTGACTAAAAAAATTCTCTGGTAACAGTACCGgaaaacattttgcacatttaattgTGTGATGGCAATACTCATTTACAAGCAAGAAACCCAAACTTCCAAACTtggtatgtactgtactgttaagactattttaaaagtgtgtttgtgtgagatttTCTAAATCAAACTTGTAATTTGGGAGTATGAGGTCAACATGAACAGCAccacaaagatgaaaaaagcgAGCTTTTTCTCAACCATCTCCCTCAGACCAGCAGGGAAAAGAGACAGCTGGACAGCGAATGGGCCCGGTCAAAAAAGTCGCACCTTCCTGGGGCGGTGTCTGTGACAGGAAGGCCCATGCGCCCCATGCAGGTGAGCATCAGCTCCATCTccacaatgagagagagagagagagagagagagagagagagagagagagagagagagagagagagagcacagtaAGCCGACAGCATGGTTTCACTGGCATCTTCTCTCACCAGACAGATAGAGCACGGAGACACCTCCCCGCTAACAAGAAGGTCAGAGGGAAGCCCCGGGTTGGATCCCTTTCCCTCTTGAGCAACAAAACCCCTACACATCTGCAGGTAGGAGTCAGGGACAAATCCCACTAAAAGTTTGTCATATTTATTGTACTCATTGTACTATATAACATCAACTACAAGTATATATTACAAGAAATTTTGATAAGATTGTATAGTATAGATTAGTATAGTAAATAATATTATAAGTATTATAAGTTATATAAGTATAAGTATTTATAATTTAGTAATTATAATGTAGCTTTGGACACATTATGACTGAAACTCATGTCTTTTTTGCATATTaacatgcatactgtacatacaaatacTCAAATATACAGCAAGTACAAGAGGAATATAAATACAACTATATTAAATTCCATCTTAAATGGTAAGACCATTATATACAAGGTATCCAAGTATCTGTCTCTGGCAGCTTCTGACAGTATTCAAACAAATAATTATAGTATGCATGTCTTACTTCACCAATAAGTGTACAAGTACAGAGTACAAGTACCTTAAATTTCCTAATGACTTTTTTGAGCTTCTTCGTGGTGCTTTCTGAATATGGAGATACTCAAAAAGCAAGCATTAACACTTGTTTTTCAGAGATCTATAAACTGTCCAAAATATGAGGCACACACTTAAGTAAacgt
The nucleotide sequence above comes from Megalops cyprinoides isolate fMegCyp1 chromosome 2, fMegCyp1.pri, whole genome shotgun sequence. Encoded proteins:
- the LOC118773615 gene encoding uncharacterized protein LOC118773615; this translates as MEGALLLCLLCLQGSLLVSTLNCADKGISKQADEYRKECVTGDATKALPGELRVLKPPAPSGELQEPSQAQLAERVRRQDEAPRKRRKQARPGAFSTNSITWNPEGTKKPPTSREKRQLDSEWARSKKSHLPGAVSVTGRPMRPMQTDRARRHLPANKKVRGKPRVGSLSLLSNKTPTHLQITRVRRQLQNERKKKNPGRPGTFSPLGKPGPPAQGTRVRRQLQNERKKKNPGRPGTFSALGRPGPPAQGQRTKRNLQSKKKKPKKIVCS